From Nicotiana tabacum cultivar K326 chromosome 20, ASM71507v2, whole genome shotgun sequence, one genomic window encodes:
- the LOC142174815 gene encoding uncharacterized protein LOC142174815 isoform X1, producing MESRREVYFVFMNYDPEYERLKSNRTKKGTQELDLYLCKKHDELLENTLEPGSYNKTMSLVIVDGFAVEITDNQEVTGSSRGDSLLQKCRVRLCTIDPCGRPFPRA from the exons ATGGAAAGTAGAAGAGAAGTTTACTTTGTTTTCATGAACTATGATCCAGAATATGAGCGCCTTAAATCCAACAG AACGAAGAAGGGAACACAAGAGCTTGATCTGTACTTATGCAAGAAACATGATGAGTTGCTAGAAAACACCCTTGAGCCAGGCAGCTACAACAAGACAATGTCCTTAGTTATTGTTGATGGCTTTGCTGTAGAAATCACGGATAATCAG gaagtcacgggttcgagccgtggagacagcctcttgcagaaatgtagggtaaggttatgtacaatagacccttgtggtcggCCTTTCCCCCgcgcatag
- the LOC142174815 gene encoding uncharacterized protein LOC142174815 isoform X2, with the protein MESRREVYFVFMNYDPEYERLKSNRTKKGTQELDLYLCKKHDELLENTLEPGSYNKTMSLVIVDGFAVEITDNQANVLRSAKDVRVVEKNQELA; encoded by the exons ATGGAAAGTAGAAGAGAAGTTTACTTTGTTTTCATGAACTATGATCCAGAATATGAGCGCCTTAAATCCAACAG AACGAAGAAGGGAACACAAGAGCTTGATCTGTACTTATGCAAGAAACATGATGAGTTGCTAGAAAACACCCTTGAGCCAGGCAGCTACAACAAGACAATGTCCTTAGTTATTGTTGATGGCTTTGCTGTAGAAATCACGGATAATCAG GCTAATGTGCTTCGATCAGCAAAAGACGTGAGGGTTGTAGAGAAAAATCAAGAGCTTGCATAA